The DNA sequence ATAGAGCTTAGCTAGATAGACTGGCTGATCCTTGCTGTAGGCCAAAATATCTTCCAAGCTGGCTACGTTGAGGTTCATGGCCTTATCGAGTGGACGTTGCTTCAGGTCATAGACACGCTCAACGGCTTGCTGGTTCAAGGCCTTGGCAAAAAGGCCATAAACGGTTTCAGTCGGGAGGACAACTGCTCCTCCTGCAGCTAAAATTTTAGCAACGGCTGCTTTATCAACCATCATCAACCACCACCATTCTATCCTGACCAAATTGGTCGGGCAAAACTCTTACCCGCTTATCTGGAAAGGCAGCTTGAAACATCTGTGAGACTGCCAGCCCCTGTTTATAACCAATTTCCAGATAAATCTTGCCATTAGATTTGAGATAGGACTCTGCTCCTTCAGCAATTCTGCGGTAGACAGCCAGCCCTTGCTCCTTGGCAAAAAGGGCCAAATGAGGCTCGGAGGTCAAAACATTGAGACCAACCTCCTCTTTATCTGCTCGGGAAATGTAAGGCGGGTTGCTGACGATGATAGCAAAGCTTTCTTCAATCCGACTAAAGACATCCGATTGAAGAAAATCTACCTGCACCTTGTTAGCTAGGGCATTCTCACCAGCCAAGTCCAAAGCATCCTGAGAGATATCAGACGCCATCACCTGCCAAGCTGGCCGACTGTGTGCTAGCGATACAGCAATAGCACCGCTTCCAGTGCCCAGATCAAGCAAGCTCAGCTCACTGTCTGCATTCTCCTCTAAAATCAAATCAACCAATTCAGCTGTTTCAGGGCGAGGGATCAGCACCCGCTTATCCACCTTGAAGCATAAGTCATGAAAAGTTTCACAGCCAATGATATATTGAGCCGGTTCGTGAGCCAAAAGGCGCTTAGCAATCTGAGCAAGAAGTTCTTGATCCTGAGCGGTGATTTCCTGTCTCAAGAGCAGGACAAACTCAGTCATATTAAGCCCTTTGAGATTTCTAAACGTAAAGGTTAAGCTCTCAGGTTCTTCATGGGCTTTTTCCAGTTCGAGCTCATACTGCAAAAATAATTGGGCGTAGGTCATTGGGTTAATTCTTCCAGTTTCTTGGTTTGGTCATAAAGAACCAAAGCATCAATGACTTCATCCATCTTACCGGAGAGAATAGAGTCCAGCTTTTGCAGAGTGAGGCCGATTCGGTGATCCGTCACACGATTTTGCGGGAAATTATAGGTGCGAATTCGTTCAGATCGGTCGCCCGTACCGATGGTAGACTTGCGTTCGGCATCCTGCTCATCCTGAGCAATCTGGGCAAAGTGATCAGCCACCCGAGCACGGATAATTTTCATAGCCTTATCGCGGTTCTTCTGCTGGGTTCGCTCTTCTTGCATCTCCACCTTGATACCTGTAGGGATGTGAACCATGCGAACTGCTGTCGCCACCTTATTGACATTTTGTCCGCCAGCACCGGAAGCGTGATAGATGTCTACCCGCAGGTCTTTAGGATCAATATCGTATTCTACTTCTTCCACTTCTGGCATAACCAAAACGGTTGCTGTTGACGTATGGACGCGGCCTTGACTCTCAGTCACTGGGACACGCTGCACACGGTGGGCACCGGATTCATATTTGAGTTTGGAATAGACCGATTGGCCTGACACCATGGCCACGACTTCTTTGATGCCGCCAACACCATTGTACGAGGCTTCCATGATCTCAAAACGCCAGCCCTGACTTTCGGCGTACTTCTGGTACATATTGAGCAGGTCACCTGCGAATAAGGCGGCTTCATCTCCGCCGGCGGCTCCACGGATTTCCAAGATAATATTCTTATCATCATTAGGATCTTTAGGCAGCAAAAGAATTTTTAAGCGTTCTTCATAATCTTCTTTGGCAGCTTTGGCGTCTTTGAGCTCTTCTTTGGCCATTTCTTCAAGCTCAGGATCACCGCCAGCATCTTTAATCATCTCTTCGGCATCGTCGATAGTTTGTAAAACTTGTTTGTATTCTCGATAGACGGTCACGGTTTCACGCGTACTAGCTTCTTCGCGCGACAACTCCATAAAGCGCTTGGTGTCAGAAACGACATCAGGGTCACTGAGCAGCTCACCCAATTCTTCATAGCGGTCTTCCACCGCCTGCAGTTGTTCGTAGATATTCATTAACCTTATTTTTTCTCACTTTCTAGTTGGGGATGGTAATAGTGCTTGCGGCAAACCGAGACATAGGTTTCATTGCCGCCGATTTGCACCTGTTGGCCTTCATAGACCGGCTGGCCACCCTTCATCCGCAGGACCATGGTGGCCTTTTTGCTGCAGTATTGACAGATGGTTTTGATTTCTTCGATTTTATCTGCCAAGAGCAAGAGTTCCCTCGACCCTTCAAAAAGATGGTTGCGGAAATCGTTTTTCAGCCCAAAGGCCATGACAGGAACATCCAGTTCGTCCACGACTCGGGCCAAGTCAAAAACATTTCCCTTGGTCAGAAATTGACATTCATCAACTAAGACACAGTAAGGCTTCTCAGGTAAACTTTCGATATAACCAAAGATGTCTGTATCGCCCGAAATTGGCTTAGCCTGACGCTTGAGACCGATTCGACTGGAAACCCAGCCAATGCCATCACGTGTATCCAGGGCCGAGGTCAAGAGAACAACTGGCTTGCCTTGTTCCTCATAGTTGTAGGCCACCTTCAAAATCTCAATAGATTTACCCGAATTCATAGTCCCATAGCGATAATATAACTGTGCCAAAATATCCATCCTGTCTAAAACATTAATGGTTCTATTTTACCATAAATTACCCTTCACTGGCAGGGGAGGAAGTCTAAAAATTCCTGCTAACTTTTAGAGCCCTTACTTTTAAAACGTAATATTTTCAGGCCTTTCTTAAGACGCTAGAGACTTGTTGGGAGTGAAACGGTCTGGAAATTAAGAAGTGGTGAGAACCAAAATTTTCAATTTTTGGGTTGAGCTCACTCCTTACCCCTCCCACTACTCCTATTTTGCTTAGTAAAATTGACTAGCCGAATGCCATGTTTGCTTAGCCCTTAAGCAGTGCTAAGGACTTTAGGGAACTTGATGACGAATCTCCTATCCTCCCGAAAATTGATTAACCGACAGCGGTTTATTCACTTTTTTCTCAAGCGCTATTGACTGATTCATGTTAGAATGGTGATGTTCATTAAAAATTTAGGAGGAATCTCTATGCCATTTGTAAAAATTGACCTTTTTGAAGGTCGTACGCAAGACCAAAAGATCGAATTAGCCCGCGAAGTGACTGAAGTTGTCTCCCGTATTGCCAATGCGCCCAAAGAAAACATCCATGTCATCATCAGAGACCTGCCAGAAGGCAGTTACTTCCCGCATGGTGAGATGAAGAAGAAATAAGGTCAGTGGGCTTATTGATTACCAAACATGAAAACCAAAAAGCGCTTGGAAATCTTGTTCCAAACGCTTTTTCAATATAAATGTAAAAGTTTAGCTTAAATCAGCCGATTAATCCTTTTAGTACCAGTGCGATAGGACCTTACTACCAGAAATTAACACCGGGGGCAACATCAGTATCTGCATAATTTTGCAAGAGATACCCACCAGTACCAAACAAAACGCCAGCAGCAGCACCTACAAGGGGATAGTCGTCCCAATAACCCCCGCCTTCTACAGCAGCCAGTGCTTGTTCATCCATCACGTCAAATTGTTCTAAAGTTTTTGTAGTCATAGGATTAACTCCTTTTCTTCTTATTCTGTCATACTTTTTATCTGACAAAGCCAGTATAAAATTGTTTGTGAACCCCCAAACGCCTGATGTTAGGGGAAAACAATCGTTTTGTCAAATAGGAAAGCTTTTACACATACTAGTTTAAAATTTTTAATAGATTAACTTAGATTATAAAAATCAAGTTTTACAGCTGTATTAGCCTTTTTGCTATAAAAAGCGTTTGGAATGAACAAGAAGTTCCGAACGCTTTTTCAATGTAATTATCAGACTTAAATCAGCCGATAAATTCTTTAGCACAATGGATTTATCAGGGATTACGAGTAGTATCTTGAGATGGCGTCAGGGCCAGTCCAGCACAGAGAGTCACCTTGACCATTATAATCTTCAACGCAACCTGCATTTCCCATTAAATAATCAATAAAAAATAGACAATCATGAAGAATACTATCACCGCCTCCTACAGCAGCCAGAGCCTGAGTGTCCATTACGTCAAATTGTTCAAATGCTTGTGTTGTCATAAGATCAACTCCTTTTCTTTTTATTAGTTTATCTGACAAAGCTAGTATAAAGCTTTTTAAACAGTTTGTGAACCCCAAAATGCCTGATGTTAGAGGAAAACAATCGTTTCGTCAAAGAAGAAATACACGATCAACTTTAGCGCAAAAATTCTTTCAAATGAAACTAAATGAGAAAATCCAGCCAAGTAGCCACTCTGCCAGTCGTAGTCGGAATTGATGCCGCAGATTGGTAAAGGACTGGTGCTTTCACAATTCCTTGATATTCTACGTAAAACGTTAAACCAAAAAGAGCGAGCACTGTACAAGTCATATCCCTTGCAAATAGGTGGGGAGCAACCTATAATGGATAGGAATTATTAAGAAGTGAGGAATTTTAATTGTCAATTTATACTACTGCTTTGTCCATTCTAGTTGCCCTAGAATTTTTCTATATCATGTATCTGGAAACCTTTGCCACCGCTTCTGCTTCCACTGCGCGGGTTTTCGGTATGTCTCAAGAGGAGCTCAAGACTAAAAATCTCAATACCCTCTTTAAAAATCAGGGGATCTATAATGGGCTGATCGGGGTCGGTATTCTCTATGCTCTGGTCTACAATCCCAGCATGATTTTACCGATTATGGTTTATATTGTAGCTGTCGCCGCCTATGGCGCTGCAACTTCTAATCCTAAGATTCTCTTGACTCAAGGAGGTCTGGCAATATTAACGATTGCTGCAAGTGTTTTCTTTGGTTAAGCAAACAACTCATAAAATTTGAAAAAACTAGGAACTTTTTCCTAGTTTTTATATGCTTTGAATTTAGTATTCTTAGTAGTCATCATAGCTGTCGTCATAGTCATCATAATCATCTATGCGCTTCTTAAAGTCAGATTTTATATCCTTCATGTCGTCTTGGACGGAGTTTGCTTTTTCCTTGGACAAGCGCTTGTAATGAGCTGTATAAACGACTTTGCCAGTGCTGATCTTGATACGTTTAACTGTCAGCCGATCGCCATCGATCTTATAGGTGAAGTCATATTTAGGTTTATCCCCCATCAACTTGCCATAATCCTTAGCGTCTTCTTCAGCCTGATATTCAGCATCTGATTTATCTAAGCCCAGTTTATCCTTATAAATATCTTTTAAGTTATCTTCATAGTTTGACTTGGACATGGAAGG is a window from the Streptococcus criceti HS-6 genome containing:
- the prfA gene encoding peptide chain release factor 1, with translation MNIYEQLQAVEDRYEELGELLSDPDVVSDTKRFMELSREEASTRETVTVYREYKQVLQTIDDAEEMIKDAGGDPELEEMAKEELKDAKAAKEDYEERLKILLLPKDPNDDKNIILEIRGAAGGDEAALFAGDLLNMYQKYAESQGWRFEIMEASYNGVGGIKEVVAMVSGQSVYSKLKYESGAHRVQRVPVTESQGRVHTSTATVLVMPEVEEVEYDIDPKDLRVDIYHASGAGGQNVNKVATAVRMVHIPTGIKVEMQEERTQQKNRDKAMKIIRARVADHFAQIAQDEQDAERKSTIGTGDRSERIRTYNFPQNRVTDHRIGLTLQKLDSILSGKMDEVIDALVLYDQTKKLEELTQ
- a CDS encoding DUF1304 domain-containing protein — translated: MSIYTTALSILVALEFFYIMYLETFATASASTARVFGMSQEELKTKNLNTLFKNQGIYNGLIGVGILYALVYNPSMILPIMVYIVAVAAYGAATSNPKILLTQGGLAILTIAASVFFG
- a CDS encoding thymidine kinase, which encodes MAQLYYRYGTMNSGKSIEILKVAYNYEEQGKPVVLLTSALDTRDGIGWVSSRIGLKRQAKPISGDTDIFGYIESLPEKPYCVLVDECQFLTKGNVFDLARVVDELDVPVMAFGLKNDFRNHLFEGSRELLLLADKIEEIKTICQYCSKKATMVLRMKGGQPVYEGQQVQIGGNETYVSVCRKHYYHPQLESEKK
- a CDS encoding 4-oxalocrotonate tautomerase, encoding MPFVKIDLFEGRTQDQKIELAREVTEVVSRIANAPKENIHVIIRDLPEGSYFPHGEMKKK
- the prmC gene encoding peptide chain release factor N(5)-glutamine methyltransferase, translating into MTYAQLFLQYELELEKAHEEPESLTFTFRNLKGLNMTEFVLLLRQEITAQDQELLAQIAKRLLAHEPAQYIIGCETFHDLCFKVDKRVLIPRPETAELVDLILEENADSELSLLDLGTGSGAIAVSLAHSRPAWQVMASDISQDALDLAGENALANKVQVDFLQSDVFSRIEESFAIIVSNPPYISRADKEEVGLNVLTSEPHLALFAKEQGLAVYRRIAEGAESYLKSNGKIYLEIGYKQGLAVSQMFQAAFPDKRVRVLPDQFGQDRMVVVDDG
- a CDS encoding Blp family class II bacteriocin translates to MTTKTLEQFDVMDEQALAAVEGGGYWDDYPLVGAAAGVLFGTGGYLLQNYADTDVAPGVNFW